In a single window of the Amycolatopsis sp. cg5 genome:
- a CDS encoding peptidoglycan-binding protein, protein MVKWKWALGAGVVLALVAGGFVVIAHGQGKAPAASPPASVKTIAIEQTDLTDSRTFTGTLGFGTPQTLKGAGEGLITKLPKTGDTAARGESFYAVNGKPVPVFYGDTPLFRTLDNAELTGTDVAMVADNLAALGYKVGARPKDRAKTAYTATLSEAVKKWQKKAGLDETGTLGVGQIVVLPGKTRVSAVSAALGDPVAGPLMTVTPTDKVITVPVEAGSVAAIKAGAEVTIVRPDSKEIPGKVTAVSGTVEDSKDQQQQGPPKISITITPDDESAVADLDSASVQVLITMESHTGVLAVPVGALLALREGGYAVQLPDGTLKAVKTGMFSRDKVEISGPGIAAGMLVVTAS, encoded by the coding sequence ATGGTCAAGTGGAAATGGGCGCTCGGGGCGGGCGTGGTGCTCGCGCTCGTCGCGGGCGGGTTCGTGGTGATCGCGCACGGCCAGGGCAAGGCGCCCGCCGCGAGCCCGCCCGCGTCGGTCAAGACCATCGCGATCGAGCAGACCGACCTCACCGACAGCCGGACGTTCACCGGCACGCTCGGCTTCGGCACACCCCAGACGCTCAAAGGCGCGGGGGAGGGCCTCATCACCAAGCTGCCCAAGACCGGCGACACGGCCGCCCGCGGCGAGTCCTTCTACGCGGTCAACGGCAAGCCGGTGCCGGTGTTCTACGGCGACACCCCGCTGTTCCGCACGCTCGACAACGCCGAGCTCACCGGCACGGACGTGGCGATGGTCGCCGACAACCTCGCCGCGCTCGGCTACAAGGTCGGCGCCCGGCCCAAGGACCGCGCCAAGACCGCCTACACGGCCACGCTGTCCGAGGCCGTGAAGAAGTGGCAGAAGAAGGCGGGCCTCGACGAGACCGGCACGCTCGGCGTCGGCCAGATCGTCGTGCTGCCGGGCAAGACACGCGTCAGCGCCGTGTCCGCGGCGCTCGGCGACCCGGTGGCGGGCCCGCTGATGACCGTCACCCCGACCGACAAGGTGATCACCGTGCCCGTCGAGGCAGGCTCGGTCGCCGCCATCAAGGCGGGCGCCGAGGTGACGATCGTGCGGCCGGACTCGAAGGAGATCCCCGGCAAGGTGACCGCGGTCAGCGGCACCGTCGAGGACTCGAAAGACCAGCAGCAACAAGGCCCGCCCAAGATCTCGATCACCATCACCCCCGACGACGAGTCGGCCGTCGCCGACCTGGACTCGGCGTCGGTGCAGGTCCTGATCACCATGGAAAGCCATACCGGGGTGCTGGCCGTTCCCGTCGGCGCGCTGCTCGCGCTGCGCGAAGGCGGATACGCCGTCCAGCTGCCCGACGGCACGCTCAAAGCCGTCAAGACCGGCATGTTCTCCCGTGACAAGGTGGAGATCAGCGGG
- a CDS encoding sensor histidine kinase → MRRSLIGRLLAVSVLVAVCSIAATAWLAARTTSGAIQQEQGRALADDSKIYQALLTYAATHKSWKDVGPVLANHAEFSGRRVTLTAPDGKPIGDSGSGPLPAKASALVDPLAVDADLTTSADRIAPQATGPFTLPPDELAFLTGVADRVLDCVRTRLGFGSIVTAPNGHPQVTGPDAFVVSRCQTKDLVNPTKTEQAALDQLDGLANACLSRRGLPPISVKLDFTWRETLTRVAAPDEDNTEANQSCVATARHEQLTAFVAPPALLYITQPDGAAPSGFTLSPDNWRRIALVAGGVLLLAVLVTVLAGARLVRPLRALTSAARLAGSGDAPARVEVKGKDEIGRLAVAFNEMSAARQRLEDNRKTMVSDIAHELRTPLSNIRGWLEATQDGVSTLDDELAASLLEEAMHLQHIVDDLFDLSQADAGALRLHPEPLDVSDLLSQVRAAHSARAAKAGVTLATEAEDVELTADPVRLRQVLDNLVSNAVRHTPAGGSVTVTARADGDEVAFEIADTGSGISAEDLPSVFDRFWRADKARTRQSGGSGLGLAIVRKLAEAHGGTVTAAGAPGQGAVFTLRLPAR, encoded by the coding sequence GTGCGTCGTAGCCTGATCGGGCGACTGCTCGCGGTGTCGGTGCTGGTGGCCGTCTGCTCGATCGCGGCGACCGCGTGGCTCGCCGCGCGCACCACCTCCGGCGCGATCCAGCAGGAGCAGGGCCGTGCGCTCGCCGACGACAGCAAGATCTACCAGGCGCTGCTCACCTACGCCGCGACGCACAAGAGCTGGAAGGACGTCGGCCCGGTGCTGGCGAACCACGCCGAGTTCTCGGGCAGGCGGGTCACCCTGACCGCACCCGACGGCAAGCCGATCGGCGACAGCGGCTCGGGTCCCCTGCCTGCCAAGGCTTCGGCGCTGGTCGACCCGCTGGCCGTGGACGCCGACCTGACCACGTCGGCCGACCGCATCGCGCCGCAGGCGACCGGCCCGTTCACCTTGCCGCCTGACGAGCTGGCGTTCCTCACCGGGGTCGCGGACCGGGTGCTCGACTGCGTCCGGACCCGCTTGGGTTTCGGCTCGATCGTCACGGCGCCGAACGGCCATCCCCAGGTGACCGGACCGGACGCGTTCGTCGTGTCGCGCTGCCAGACCAAGGACCTGGTGAACCCGACAAAGACCGAGCAGGCGGCGCTGGATCAGCTCGACGGCCTGGCCAACGCGTGCTTGAGCCGCCGAGGGCTGCCGCCGATCTCGGTCAAGCTCGACTTCACCTGGCGCGAGACCCTCACCAGGGTCGCCGCGCCCGACGAGGACAACACGGAGGCGAACCAGTCCTGCGTCGCGACCGCGCGCCACGAGCAGCTCACCGCGTTCGTGGCACCGCCCGCGCTGCTCTACATCACCCAACCCGACGGCGCCGCGCCGTCGGGGTTCACCCTCTCCCCCGACAACTGGCGGCGGATCGCGCTGGTCGCGGGCGGAGTGCTGCTGCTCGCGGTGCTGGTCACCGTGCTCGCGGGCGCCCGGCTCGTCCGTCCGCTGCGGGCGTTGACCAGCGCGGCACGGCTGGCCGGGTCCGGTGACGCGCCGGCGCGGGTCGAGGTGAAGGGCAAGGACGAGATCGGCAGGCTCGCGGTCGCGTTCAACGAGATGTCGGCGGCCCGGCAGCGGCTGGAGGACAACCGCAAGACCATGGTCAGCGACATCGCGCACGAGCTGCGCACGCCGCTCAGCAACATCCGCGGCTGGCTGGAGGCCACCCAGGACGGGGTGAGCACGCTCGACGACGAGCTGGCCGCGTCGCTGCTGGAGGAGGCGATGCACCTGCAGCACATCGTGGACGACCTGTTCGACCTGTCGCAGGCCGACGCGGGCGCGCTGCGGCTGCACCCCGAACCGCTGGACGTGTCGGATCTGCTGAGCCAGGTGCGCGCCGCGCACAGTGCCCGCGCGGCGAAGGCGGGTGTCACGCTGGCGACCGAGGCCGAGGACGTCGAGCTGACCGCCGACCCCGTCCGCCTGCGCCAGGTGCTCGACAATCTCGTCTCCAACGCCGTCCGGCACACCCCGGCGGGCGGCTCGGTCACCGTCACCGCGCGTGCCGACGGCGACGAGGTGGCGTTCGAGATCGCCGACACCGGGTCCGGGATCAGCGCGGAGGACCTGCCGTCGGTGTTCGACCGGTTCTGGCGGGCCGACAAGGCACGGACACGCCAGTCCGGGGGCAGTGGCCTCGGACTCGCCATCGTCCGCAAGCTCGCGGAGGCGCATGGCGGGACCGTGACCGCCGCGGGCGCACCGGGTCAGGGCGCGGTGTTCACGTTGCGGCTGCCCGCGCGGTGA
- a CDS encoding response regulator transcription factor, whose product MCAHIVLAEDDEKQAELVRRYLERERHSVVVVPDGRAALDEVRRALPDLLVLDVMLPKVDGLDVCRILRAESDVPVLMLTARSTEDDLLLGLDLGADDYMTKPFSPRELMARVRTLLRRTSPSAPQPGASARVGTLTVDPVRHVVTNNGHPVECTPGEFRLLEVMASQPERVFTRAQLLEHLHGFDRYITHRAIDVHVLNLRKKIEAQPRKPVLLVTVYGVGYKLTAGAAGAS is encoded by the coding sequence ATGTGCGCTCACATCGTGCTGGCCGAGGACGACGAGAAACAGGCCGAACTCGTCCGCAGATACCTGGAGCGGGAACGGCATTCGGTCGTTGTCGTGCCCGACGGGCGGGCCGCGCTCGATGAGGTTCGCCGCGCCTTGCCCGATCTGCTGGTGCTCGACGTGATGCTGCCCAAAGTGGACGGTCTGGACGTGTGCCGGATCCTGCGCGCGGAGTCCGACGTCCCGGTGCTGATGCTCACCGCACGGTCCACAGAGGACGATCTGCTGCTCGGGCTCGATCTCGGCGCCGACGACTACATGACGAAGCCGTTCAGCCCGCGCGAGCTGATGGCGCGGGTGCGGACGTTGCTGCGGCGCACCAGCCCGTCGGCACCTCAGCCTGGTGCGTCCGCGCGGGTCGGCACGCTCACCGTCGACCCGGTCCGGCACGTGGTGACGAACAACGGTCACCCGGTCGAGTGCACTCCGGGCGAGTTCCGGTTGCTCGAGGTGATGGCATCGCAACCCGAACGGGTTTTCACGCGGGCGCAGCTGCTGGAACACCTGCACGGTTTCGACCGCTACATCACGCACCGGGCCATCGACGTCCACGTGCTCAACCTGCGCAAGAAAATCGAGGCGCAGCCGCGGAAACCGGTGCTGCTGGTGACCGTCTACGGCGTCGGCTACAAACTGACCGCGGGGGCGGCCGGTGCGTCGTAG
- a CDS encoding IS1380 family transposase: protein MREEIIRGLHGNHDRAFIDIDAKSTEVYGHDKDGAGFSYQGIRGLNHLIATVSSPLCAPVILTAQLRSGNTDSRHGAVAMLREAINLARRTGATGMIVVRADSAFYTGPIIAAIRKAGAHFSVTARKNEPVKAAIASIAEDTWSTVEYRHPILDPETGEWITHAEIADTTHTAFTNPTQNRGRAVTARLLVRRTPRFKRTKQGELFRIFTYHAVFTDTRIDLHTADTWHRGHAIIEQVFADLHDAALAHFPSGRFAANQAWLTLAVLTHNLLRAAGTLTSMFHAKARTATLRRHLINIPARITTSARRITLRLPKNWPWQHSYQALFDATCRTA from the coding sequence ATCAGAGAAGAAATCATCCGTGGCTTACACGGAAATCATGACAGGGCCTTCATCGACATCGACGCCAAGAGCACCGAGGTCTACGGGCACGACAAGGACGGCGCCGGGTTCTCCTATCAGGGCATCCGCGGACTGAACCACCTCATCGCCACAGTGTCCTCCCCGCTTTGCGCGCCGGTGATCCTGACCGCGCAACTACGTTCCGGCAACACCGATTCCCGCCACGGCGCGGTCGCGATGCTGCGCGAGGCGATCAACCTCGCCCGCCGCACCGGAGCCACCGGCATGATCGTCGTGCGCGCTGACTCGGCGTTCTACACCGGCCCGATCATCGCCGCCATACGCAAAGCCGGTGCGCATTTCTCGGTCACCGCCCGGAAAAACGAGCCGGTGAAGGCTGCCATCGCCTCCATCGCCGAGGACACGTGGAGCACAGTCGAATACCGGCACCCGATCCTCGACCCCGAGACCGGCGAGTGGATCACCCACGCCGAGATCGCCGACACCACCCACACCGCGTTCACCAACCCCACCCAAAACCGCGGCAGAGCCGTGACCGCGCGACTGCTGGTGCGCCGCACACCCCGGTTCAAACGCACCAAACAAGGCGAACTGTTCCGGATCTTCACTTATCACGCGGTGTTCACCGACACCCGCATCGACCTGCACACCGCCGACACCTGGCACCGCGGCCACGCCATCATCGAACAGGTCTTCGCCGACCTGCACGACGCCGCCCTCGCCCACTTCCCCTCCGGACGCTTCGCGGCCAATCAAGCCTGGCTCACCCTCGCCGTCCTTACCCACAACCTGCTCCGCGCAGCGGGCACCCTCACCAGCATGTTTCACGCTAAAGCCCGCACCGCCACCCTCCGCCGACACTTGATCAACATCCCCGCCCGCATCACCACCAGCGCACGACGGATCACCCTGCGACTACCGAAAAACTGGCCCTGGCAGCACAGCTACCAGGCCCTCTTCGACGCCACCTGCCGAACAGCCTGA
- a CDS encoding TetR/AcrR family transcriptional regulator — translation MSERQRLILEAAVRVIARSGVRGLRVEELAAEAGVSTALIYYHFHDRAGLLSQTLEHVNGLAGGYTTQAAAEAANPREELELLLLHEIRDDQTTRENSVAWGELRASAVFDESLRAQLGESTRTWNTEVAEVIERAEAAGLAKLDCAPADAAERLTALVEGLSERWLSGSMTVERAQGLLRGAIAVELGEP, via the coding sequence GTGTCTGAGCGGCAAAGGTTGATCTTGGAAGCGGCCGTGCGGGTGATCGCCCGGTCCGGTGTGCGAGGGTTGCGGGTCGAGGAGCTCGCGGCCGAGGCCGGGGTTTCGACCGCCTTGATCTACTACCACTTCCACGATCGCGCCGGCCTGCTGAGTCAGACGCTGGAGCACGTCAACGGACTGGCTGGCGGCTACACCACGCAGGCGGCGGCCGAGGCCGCCAACCCGCGCGAGGAACTGGAACTGTTGCTGCTGCACGAGATCCGGGACGACCAGACGACGCGGGAGAACAGCGTGGCCTGGGGTGAACTGCGGGCGAGCGCGGTGTTCGACGAATCCTTGCGCGCCCAGCTCGGGGAATCCACCCGGACCTGGAACACCGAGGTGGCGGAGGTCATCGAGCGGGCCGAGGCCGCGGGGCTGGCCAAGCTCGACTGCGCTCCCGCGGATGCCGCCGAGCGGCTCACCGCGCTGGTCGAAGGGCTCAGCGAACGCTGGCTCAGCGGCTCGATGACCGTCGAGCGGGCACAGGGCCTGCTCCGCGGCGCGATCGCCGTCGAACTCGGCGAGCCGTAA
- a CDS encoding L-threonylcarbamoyladenylate synthase: MAKYFDVHPENPQKRSIGQAVDIVRGGGLIAYPTDSCFALGCALENRDGIDRIRTIRHLDDKHHFTLVCHDFAQLGQFVHIDNTAFRAIKASTPGSYTFILPATKEVPRRLMHPKKKTVGVRIPDHPVVHALLTELGEPILSSTLLLPDQEEPMTQGWEIKERLDYQVDAVIDSGECGTEPTTVVDFSGGAAEIIRYGAGDASRFE; this comes from the coding sequence ATGGCGAAGTACTTCGACGTGCATCCGGAGAACCCGCAGAAGCGTTCGATCGGCCAGGCGGTCGACATCGTGCGTGGTGGCGGGCTGATCGCGTATCCGACCGACTCGTGTTTCGCGCTGGGCTGCGCGCTCGAGAACCGCGACGGCATCGACCGCATCCGCACGATCCGCCACCTCGACGACAAGCACCACTTCACGCTGGTCTGCCACGACTTCGCCCAGCTCGGCCAGTTCGTGCACATCGACAACACCGCGTTCCGCGCGATCAAGGCGTCCACGCCGGGCAGCTACACCTTCATCCTCCCGGCGACCAAAGAGGTCCCCCGGCGGCTAATGCACCCCAAGAAAAAGACCGTGGGCGTGCGCATCCCCGATCACCCGGTGGTCCACGCGCTGCTGACCGAGCTCGGTGAGCCGATCCTGTCGAGCACGCTGCTGCTGCCGGACCAGGAGGAGCCGATGACGCAGGGCTGGGAGATCAAGGAGCGGCTCGACTACCAGGTCGACGCGGTGATCGACTCCGGCGAATGCGGCACGGAACCGACCACGGTCGTCGACTTCTCCGGTGGCGCCGCCGAGATCATCCGTTATGGAGCGGGCGACGCGAGCCGTTTCGAGTGA
- a CDS encoding LLM class F420-dependent oxidoreductase has translation MRYGIVLFTSDRGIAPAAAARAAEAAGFASFSVPEHTHIPVKRESPHPRTGDSTLPDDRYLRTLDPWVALATAVSVTSRIRLSTAVALPVESDPITLAKTIASLDHLSGGRVTLGAGFGWNVDELTDHGIPGSRRRTALREYLEAMRALWTDEIAEYEGEFVRFGPSWAWPKPAQARIPVLLGAGGTEKNFRWIARAADGWLTTPSDVDIDAQVSMLHEVWRDAGRAGLPEVAVLAGRPDPEKLAHLKSIGVTEAIFGLPDRDADEVVAWIGRLAGKLGLG, from the coding sequence GTGAGATACGGGATAGTGCTGTTCACGAGCGACCGCGGCATCGCGCCTGCCGCGGCCGCCCGCGCTGCCGAAGCGGCCGGGTTCGCGTCGTTCTCGGTCCCCGAGCACACGCACATCCCGGTCAAACGCGAGTCGCCGCACCCGCGTACCGGCGATTCGACGCTGCCGGACGACCGGTACCTGCGCACCCTCGATCCGTGGGTCGCGCTCGCCACGGCGGTTTCGGTGACAAGCCGGATCCGGCTGTCGACCGCGGTCGCGCTGCCGGTGGAGAGCGACCCGATCACCCTGGCGAAGACGATCGCGAGCCTCGACCACCTCTCGGGCGGCCGGGTGACGCTGGGCGCGGGCTTCGGCTGGAATGTCGACGAGCTGACCGACCACGGGATCCCCGGGAGCCGCCGCCGCACGGCACTGCGGGAATACCTGGAGGCGATGCGGGCATTGTGGACTGACGAGATCGCCGAGTACGAAGGCGAATTCGTCCGCTTCGGCCCGAGCTGGGCCTGGCCGAAGCCCGCGCAGGCGCGGATACCGGTCCTGCTGGGCGCGGGTGGCACGGAGAAGAACTTCCGCTGGATCGCCCGCGCCGCCGACGGCTGGCTGACCACACCATCCGATGTGGACATCGATGCCCAAGTTTCGATGCTGCACGAAGTCTGGCGCGACGCGGGCCGCGCCGGCCTGCCCGAGGTGGCGGTACTGGCCGGTCGTCCGGATCCCGAGAAGCTCGCACACCTGAAGTCGATCGGAGTCACGGAAGCGATCTTCGGCCTGCCCGACCGTGACGCCGACGAAGTCGTAGCCTGGATCGGCCGACTGGCAGGGAAACTCGGTCTCGGCTAA
- a CDS encoding nitric oxide synthase oxygenase, with translation MTHSDIRVIDLPDPRTDREHHVDPVAAEEFLRLYYTEKHLPDVDSRIAEVDRQIARTGCYRHTTSELEFGARVAWRNSARCIGRLYWNGLRLRDRRDTSNPDEVAEECVRHLREATRGGRIRSTITVFAADTADGPGPRIWNEQLIRYAGYLRPDDTVLGDPRNLAFTEFVRSLGWRPPAPRTRFDVLPLVVECPRGRLRWYSLPPDAVLEVPLSHPDLPWFSRLGLRWHAVPAISSMRLLIGGIQYAVAFNGTYMSSEVGCRNLADEGRYNLLPMLAERMGLPSDDDRTLWRDRTMVELTLAVQHSFTAAGVSITDHHTESRRFLMHLQRERASGRTCPADWSWIVPPISGSQTAVFHRYYDEPDNTTQPAFITPEPPLL, from the coding sequence ATGACCCATTCCGACATTCGGGTGATCGACCTGCCCGACCCGCGCACCGACCGTGAGCACCACGTAGATCCCGTTGCCGCAGAGGAGTTTCTGCGCCTCTACTACACCGAGAAGCATCTCCCTGACGTCGATTCACGAATTGCCGAAGTCGATCGTCAGATAGCCAGAACAGGTTGCTATCGACACACAACTTCCGAACTCGAATTCGGCGCACGGGTGGCCTGGCGAAACTCGGCGCGATGCATCGGCCGACTATATTGGAACGGTTTGCGCCTGCGGGATCGCCGAGACACCTCGAATCCCGACGAGGTCGCCGAAGAATGCGTCCGGCATCTACGTGAGGCGACCCGTGGCGGCCGGATCCGCTCGACGATCACGGTCTTCGCCGCGGACACCGCCGACGGTCCCGGTCCGCGCATCTGGAACGAGCAGCTCATCCGCTACGCAGGCTACCTCCGTCCCGATGACACGGTGCTCGGCGACCCGCGCAACCTCGCCTTCACCGAGTTCGTCAGGAGCCTCGGCTGGCGCCCACCGGCCCCGCGCACCCGGTTCGACGTGCTGCCATTGGTCGTCGAATGCCCGCGCGGCCGTCTTCGCTGGTACTCACTGCCACCGGACGCCGTACTCGAAGTGCCGCTGAGCCACCCTGACCTGCCCTGGTTCTCCCGGCTCGGCCTTCGCTGGCACGCGGTGCCCGCGATCAGCTCGATGCGACTGCTGATCGGCGGGATCCAGTACGCGGTCGCGTTCAACGGGACGTACATGTCGAGCGAGGTCGGCTGCCGCAATCTTGCCGACGAAGGCCGCTACAACCTGCTCCCCATGCTCGCCGAGCGCATGGGGCTACCCTCCGACGATGACCGGACACTGTGGCGCGACCGGACGATGGTCGAGCTGACACTGGCGGTGCAGCACTCGTTCACCGCGGCCGGGGTGTCCATCACCGACCACCACACCGAATCACGCCGATTCCTGATGCACCTTCAGCGGGAACGGGCTTCGGGCAGAACCTGCCCGGCGGACTGGAGCTGGATCGTCCCACCCATCTCCGGCAGCCAGACAGCGGTCTTCCACCGCTACTACGACGAACCCGACAACACCACCCAACCCGCCTTCATCACACCTGAGCCTCCGCTCCTGTGA
- a CDS encoding agmatine/peptidylarginine deiminase encodes MSRRTALRSAAGVAALVTGAAACSSPPEEPAAATTAPSGSPAASAERRFGAEWEPQARTFMSWPTPAIWQEQIGAVQRDIAGLARAIRAHQPVVMFAQPELADEARNACGGEVEIVPIPVDDLWARDTLPVFVEDSGKLRGVNFNFSGWGGKQNPHDKDAAAAAALLEKYGIPAVRTWVVAEGGSYETDGKGTLLVTESSVVNDNRNPGKTRDQIEAELKTALGVRKRTTFRVWRPLWTRNRA; translated from the coding sequence GTGTCCCGGCGCACCGCGCTGCGCTCCGCCGCCGGGGTCGCGGCTCTGGTCACCGGCGCCGCGGCCTGCTCGAGCCCACCGGAAGAACCCGCGGCCGCCACCACGGCGCCGAGCGGTTCGCCTGCGGCCTCGGCCGAGCGCAGGTTCGGCGCGGAGTGGGAGCCGCAGGCACGCACCTTCATGTCCTGGCCCACCCCGGCGATCTGGCAGGAGCAGATCGGGGCGGTCCAGCGTGACATCGCCGGGCTCGCGCGGGCGATCCGGGCGCATCAGCCGGTGGTGATGTTCGCCCAGCCGGAGCTGGCCGACGAGGCGCGCAACGCCTGCGGCGGCGAGGTCGAGATCGTGCCGATCCCGGTGGACGACCTGTGGGCCCGCGACACCCTGCCCGTGTTCGTCGAGGACTCCGGCAAGCTCAGGGGTGTCAACTTCAACTTCAGCGGCTGGGGCGGCAAGCAGAATCCGCACGACAAGGACGCCGCCGCGGCGGCGGCGCTGCTGGAGAAGTACGGCATTCCCGCCGTGCGAACCTGGGTGGTCGCCGAGGGCGGCTCGTACGAGACCGACGGCAAGGGCACACTGCTGGTCACCGAGAGCTCGGTCGTGAACGACAACCGCAACCCCGGCAAGACCCGCGACCAGATCGAGGCCGAGCTCAAGACCGCGCTCGGGGTCCGCAAGCGGACCACATTTCGCGTCTGGCGTCCATTGTGGACACGAAATCGGGCGTAG